Proteins encoded together in one Acidobacteriota bacterium window:
- a CDS encoding ABC transporter ATP-binding protein — protein sequence MEYVFEASGLTKQFDDVTALDHINLKLGRPSIVGLLGKNGSGKTTLIQHLMGLQLPNEGTVKTLDQSSDKLGHDALTQIGYVPQEIGLLDWMTVEQHVRYVSCFYPDWDQEREKRLLSELELDTEKPVGKLSTGNLQKLAIILAVCHHPQLLILDEPVSDLDPIVRAKLLEFLLEVLREDQATILVSSHVLRDVEKIVDWVVCLDNGRVVTDAGLDELKERYAEWRIVSRNGDLPTHFTEPFVHSQEISGSQALLRVRQADANLETFRATHGVEVTARPLNLEEMFPILVGEGAA from the coding sequence ATGGAATATGTGTTTGAAGCAAGCGGTCTGACCAAGCAGTTCGACGACGTGACGGCGCTCGATCACATCAACCTGAAGCTGGGTCGTCCATCGATTGTAGGGTTGCTGGGAAAAAACGGCAGCGGCAAGACAACGCTGATCCAGCACCTGATGGGGCTTCAACTTCCCAACGAGGGAACCGTCAAGACGTTGGATCAGTCCAGCGACAAGCTCGGACACGACGCGCTGACCCAGATCGGTTACGTCCCTCAGGAGATCGGATTGCTGGACTGGATGACCGTCGAGCAGCACGTTCGCTACGTCTCGTGTTTTTACCCGGACTGGGATCAAGAGCGCGAGAAGCGACTCCTTTCAGAGCTCGAGCTCGACACGGAGAAACCGGTCGGCAAACTCTCCACCGGCAACCTGCAGAAGCTGGCCATCATCCTGGCGGTCTGTCACCACCCGCAGCTGCTCATCCTCGACGAACCGGTCAGCGATCTCGATCCGATCGTGCGTGCCAAGCTGCTCGAGTTCCTGCTCGAGGTCTTGCGCGAGGATCAGGCGACGATCCTCGTCTCCAGTCACGTCCTGCGGGATGTGGAGAAGATCGTCGACTGGGTGGTCTGCCTCGACAACGGACGCGTCGTCACGGACGCAGGCCTCGACGAACTGAAGGAACGCTACGCCGAATGGCGCATCGTCTCCAGAAACGGAGATCTCCCGACCCACTTCACCGAACCGTTCGTGCACTCACAGGAGATCAGCGGCAGCCAGGCTCTGTTGCGGGTCCGGCAGGCGGACGCGAATCTGGAAACGTTTCGCGCGACTCACGGCGTCGAGGTCACCGCGCGACCGCTCAACCTGGAGGAGATGTTCCCGATCCTCGTCGGAGAGGGGGCAGCATGA
- a CDS encoding M1 family aminopeptidase, with protein sequence MMHGRQSLVGLLLAGLVLLGCVPSRLNVRPVSYDVDLRLEPQIHDLSATVSIEFELPEVSPARKRSRVELLLHPDLAVQSIETQGATLLAHRKRRGRSVAGSAIEPTRHRLILKDSTDRLRVTLGYRGSLNEDVAAGEKAGEVHNYGVSAHVAAEGLYLAPGGYWYPRVEFTEGSDPALSLADFRLAVQPLDEFELVAGLERDEDPQDDALRWSSPFPLEGLVLLGGPLERSSRLHGDVQLHAVLAPGKSAVAQDILDASAEYLDRYQELIGPYPFSEFTVLEAFFSSGFAFPTCTQIAGSQLSEYKQYRRHGYLDHELLHNWYGNGIFVDPRDGNWCEGLASYMGNYYGHILEGDLKGARKQLRNQSNFLSAIDPDDDLPLGTFGMDEGAGRGIGYQKAASVFHMLERKIGHEAMFAGLRLLTAERMGKYTTWEHLREAFEQAAGVELDGFFTQWVRSGGAPLLELTDADYAPGSDHVSVTISQGSTHFELGVPLRLHYGERSEDIVVRIDQPVDTIDVACEPNGLTSIELDPDYHLFRRLKPDEIMPTSSVTKRSDNLLIVVPETELFEGYQVVIDATRRAVLGDDDHPEKGHEVRERTATEIKADDLIGSSLLIVGAAARHPVVRDLLARTHSPVSFSESGFTIDGVEYSGPRQAVYLTVHHPDLAEGGVTVYYGNSAAALSNAQLLGYYGNSLLVFDTPEGAAEIDSADMMPRAEVIRRMDFEFHERVDFPQ encoded by the coding sequence ATGATGCACGGAAGACAGAGTCTCGTGGGTCTATTGCTGGCGGGTCTGGTCCTGCTGGGCTGTGTTCCCTCCCGCCTGAACGTACGTCCCGTCAGCTACGACGTGGACCTCCGTCTCGAGCCACAGATCCATGACCTCTCGGCGACGGTGTCGATCGAATTCGAACTGCCGGAAGTAAGTCCGGCTCGCAAGCGAAGCCGAGTCGAACTGTTGCTCCACCCGGATCTGGCAGTGCAATCCATCGAGACGCAGGGGGCGACACTGCTTGCACACAGAAAACGACGAGGGCGGTCGGTCGCCGGCTCGGCAATCGAACCCACAAGACACCGTCTGATTCTGAAAGATTCGACCGATCGACTGCGGGTGACTCTCGGCTATCGCGGGTCCTTGAATGAGGATGTCGCCGCCGGCGAGAAAGCTGGCGAAGTCCACAACTACGGCGTCTCTGCGCATGTCGCCGCAGAGGGGCTGTACCTGGCGCCAGGCGGTTATTGGTACCCCCGAGTCGAGTTCACTGAGGGATCCGATCCGGCGTTGTCGCTGGCCGACTTCCGACTCGCTGTTCAGCCTCTGGATGAGTTCGAACTGGTCGCGGGGCTCGAGCGTGACGAGGATCCGCAGGATGATGCGTTGCGTTGGAGCAGTCCGTTTCCACTGGAAGGCCTGGTCTTGCTCGGGGGGCCGCTCGAGCGAAGTAGCCGGTTGCATGGGGACGTACAACTGCACGCCGTGTTGGCTCCGGGAAAGAGCGCGGTGGCCCAGGACATCCTCGACGCGTCGGCCGAGTATCTGGATCGCTACCAGGAACTGATCGGGCCATACCCGTTCAGCGAATTCACCGTGCTGGAGGCGTTCTTCAGTTCGGGGTTCGCCTTTCCGACCTGCACACAGATCGCAGGCAGTCAGCTCAGCGAGTACAAACAGTATCGGCGTCACGGCTACCTGGATCACGAACTACTCCACAACTGGTATGGCAACGGCATCTTCGTCGACCCCCGTGACGGCAACTGGTGCGAGGGGCTGGCCAGTTACATGGGCAATTACTACGGCCACATACTCGAGGGTGACCTCAAGGGGGCACGCAAACAGCTGCGTAACCAGTCGAATTTTCTTAGCGCGATCGATCCGGATGACGACTTACCGCTGGGGACGTTCGGAATGGACGAGGGCGCGGGTCGTGGCATCGGTTACCAGAAAGCGGCGTCGGTCTTTCACATGCTGGAGCGCAAGATCGGCCATGAGGCCATGTTCGCCGGGCTACGGCTGTTGACCGCAGAGCGCATGGGCAAATACACGACGTGGGAGCACCTGCGGGAGGCCTTCGAACAGGCAGCCGGCGTCGAGCTGGATGGCTTCTTCACTCAGTGGGTTCGCAGCGGTGGGGCGCCGTTACTCGAGTTGACCGATGCCGACTACGCTCCCGGTAGCGATCACGTGTCCGTCACCATTTCCCAGGGGTCGACGCATTTCGAGCTCGGTGTGCCACTGCGTCTGCACTACGGCGAGCGTAGCGAGGACATCGTGGTACGCATCGACCAGCCGGTCGATACGATCGACGTCGCTTGCGAACCAAACGGGTTGACATCGATCGAGTTGGATCCGGACTATCACCTGTTCCGCCGCCTCAAGCCCGACGAGATCATGCCGACCTCCAGCGTGACGAAGCGTTCCGACAACCTGCTCATCGTCGTTCCAGAGACGGAACTGTTTGAGGGTTATCAGGTCGTGATCGACGCTACACGGCGAGCGGTGCTCGGCGACGACGATCATCCGGAAAAGGGACACGAGGTTCGGGAACGGACTGCGACGGAGATCAAAGCGGACGATTTGATCGGGTCCAGTCTGCTGATCGTCGGTGCGGCCGCCCGTCATCCGGTCGTGCGTGACCTGCTGGCACGGACCCACAGTCCGGTGAGCTTCTCAGAGAGCGGCTTCACGATTGACGGCGTGGAGTATTCCGGACCACGGCAGGCGGTCTACCTGACCGTTCACCACCCCGACCTGGCGGAGGGGGGAGTCACCGTCTACTACGGCAACAGCGCCGCGGCGTTGAGTAACGCGCAGCTGCTCGGCTATTACGGGAACAGCCTGTTGGTATTCGACACGCCCGAGGGTGCCGCAGAGATCGATTCGGCTGACATGATGCCGCGCGCCGAGGTCATCCGTCGCATGGACTTCGAGTTCCACGAACGAGTCGACTTCCCGCAGTAA
- a CDS encoding DUF4105 domain-containing protein produces the protein MQQEDVHPTRTPTGFVRKALRRAALVALLGAIVLFLWVALRTPSLTRDWDEDVRVLAGVERSDGGTVLLKNVRDWSYTRDSVVGKSYIDASYNPERIVDLWLYEQKLDDVGLVAHTFVVFEFDESHGPDRFLGLSVETRREVGEKYSLIGGIVRSFEVTHIWATENDLVTRRVNFLDYPLTRHRLTLPAEVRTRIFYKFVEETEELAATPRWYSTMTNNCTSSLIRYVNQSEPGALPRHYSYVLTGTVDAYLKRLGYLDTEHSQAITRDTLITIGIR, from the coding sequence GTGCAACAGGAAGACGTTCATCCGACGCGAACGCCGACCGGGTTCGTCCGCAAGGCGCTAAGGCGTGCCGCGCTCGTCGCGCTGCTGGGCGCGATTGTGCTGTTCCTGTGGGTTGCGCTCCGTACACCGTCGTTGACCCGTGACTGGGATGAGGATGTTCGGGTGCTTGCGGGGGTCGAGCGATCTGATGGTGGAACGGTCCTGCTGAAGAATGTTCGCGATTGGAGCTATACGCGGGACTCGGTCGTGGGCAAGTCGTACATCGACGCCTCCTACAACCCCGAGCGCATTGTCGATCTCTGGTTGTACGAACAGAAGCTCGACGACGTCGGCCTGGTGGCCCACACGTTCGTGGTCTTCGAGTTCGACGAGAGTCATGGACCTGACCGCTTCCTGGGACTCTCCGTCGAGACACGGCGCGAGGTCGGCGAGAAGTACTCGCTGATCGGTGGGATCGTACGATCCTTCGAGGTGACCCACATCTGGGCGACGGAGAACGATCTGGTGACGCGCCGCGTGAACTTCCTGGACTATCCCCTCACCCGCCACCGGCTGACACTTCCGGCCGAGGTTCGCACACGAATATTTTATAAGTTCGTCGAGGAGACGGAAGAGCTGGCCGCGACGCCACGCTGGTACAGCACGATGACGAACAACTGCACCAGCTCGCTGATCCGTTACGTAAACCAGAGCGAACCGGGCGCCCTCCCGCGGCACTACAGCTATGTGTTGACGGGGACCGTCGACGCCTACCTGAAGAGACTGGGCTACCTGGACACGGAGCACTCGCAAGCCATCACACGCGACACCCTCATCACCATCGGCATTAGATAG
- a CDS encoding protein kinase, with amino-acid sequence MAIEAGQQLLHYRLIEKIGEGGMGVVWKAEDTRLHRNVALKFVPEAGARNTDAVDRHLREARAASALNHSNICAIYDIGEWEERRFIVMELLEGSGLDQRIGSVPLEVETAIELVTQIADALDAAHAKGIVHRDIKPANIFVTERGQCKVLDFGLAKLTTDAERDAGPDDATRTSLDTTTPGSVMGTISYMSPEQALGKPLDARTDVFSLGVVLYEMITGRRAFSGATSAAVFDGILNRAPTAPVELNDQVPPELERIVNKALEKDPALRYQSAAGLVTDLRRLRRDSSLSIPPAANAARPASRRGRLALVSVVVLSLIVAGVWLVKNRDGAETQLDMGSPVSGLTVAVLPLVDAGGDPEQLYFSEGLTGAIITELSRYNELAVLPCRSGPCEGRDVDPRKIGKEILARYVLQGTVQSSPESTRVNVQLFDGDDGRAVWAETFSADRTAQDLFELQDELTRQVVKEIAGSHGALARAELPRSRRQAPESLGSHDCVFRAYDYMQNARSHDAEGHLAARDCLVRIVEAEPDYVDGLAWLAFFYSEEFHHRWNEPDGEYDSRARALQMAERAVNLDDRSQLAHTFLGMAALYSGDKTRGLAEMRRAVKLNPHNPIVLGMLSWWLSHQAELDQAVLLAQRAKALNPYPPPFFDYPMFLDHYVDGRYEQALKLTEDELIGRDQFIEPLVRAATLGQLGRTEEAASSLARLRTLWRKACEQIGCDGLDLEEMRGELIERWAMADTLADQLIDGLRKAGLPDRSVDTGPVVFWLRIAVLPFANESDDPEQRYFSEGLTGEIITALSRYGELAVIPCRAGPCEGKNADSLRIGREIGVRYVLQGTVQSSSDRIRVNVGLSDGRDGRSVWGETFNADRSARDLFELQDTLTEQVVNEIAGSYGALTRAELPASRSKPPARLDSHDCVFRAYDYLQVHDAETHLAARDCLERVIEREPDYVDGLAMLAYLYADQFHHRWNEPAGEYDSLVRAVEVGERATSLNDSNQLAHAYLGLALLFSGDDERGIAEMRRAAELNPHNPIVMHLLSNYLSIRGEFDTAVPMAERAIELNPHPPEYADFPLFVDDYVHGRYEEALVYSMGGVVANETDFREALFLAATLGQLGRIDEAAPAVKELRYRWSELNKKTGFEGLDIEDVRRELLERHAFTESFTDQLIEGLARAGLE; translated from the coding sequence GTGGCCATCGAGGCTGGACAACAGCTGCTCCACTACCGCCTGATTGAGAAGATCGGCGAGGGTGGGATGGGTGTGGTCTGGAAGGCCGAGGACACGCGTCTCCATCGCAACGTCGCCCTGAAGTTCGTGCCCGAGGCGGGCGCCCGCAACACCGATGCCGTTGACCGACACCTACGCGAGGCCCGTGCGGCGTCGGCCCTGAACCACTCGAACATCTGCGCGATCTACGACATCGGGGAGTGGGAAGAACGGCGCTTCATCGTGATGGAGTTGCTGGAGGGTAGTGGCCTGGACCAGCGCATCGGCAGCGTGCCGCTTGAAGTGGAGACCGCGATCGAACTGGTGACGCAGATCGCGGACGCGCTGGATGCGGCCCACGCCAAGGGCATCGTGCATCGCGACATCAAACCGGCGAACATCTTCGTGACCGAACGCGGGCAGTGCAAGGTGCTGGATTTCGGCTTGGCGAAGCTGACGACCGACGCGGAGAGGGACGCCGGTCCCGACGACGCGACCCGGACGTCTCTCGATACGACGACTCCCGGCTCCGTCATGGGCACTATCTCCTACATGTCACCCGAGCAAGCGTTGGGAAAACCGCTCGACGCGCGTACCGACGTGTTCTCGCTGGGCGTCGTGTTGTACGAGATGATCACTGGCCGTCGCGCGTTCTCCGGAGCGACGTCGGCGGCGGTGTTCGACGGGATCCTCAACCGGGCGCCGACGGCACCGGTCGAACTCAACGATCAGGTGCCGCCCGAACTCGAACGGATCGTCAACAAGGCGCTGGAGAAGGACCCGGCGCTGCGCTATCAGAGCGCCGCCGGCCTGGTCACGGATCTAAGAAGGTTGCGGAGAGATTCGAGCCTCTCGATCCCTCCCGCGGCGAACGCGGCTCGCCCCGCATCGCGACGCGGACGCCTGGCACTCGTCTCCGTGGTCGTACTGTCGCTGATCGTCGCGGGTGTCTGGCTGGTGAAAAATCGGGACGGCGCCGAGACCCAACTGGACATGGGGTCCCCCGTCTCCGGCCTGACGGTCGCCGTGCTGCCGCTGGTTGATGCCGGCGGGGATCCGGAGCAGCTTTACTTCAGCGAGGGATTGACCGGCGCGATCATCACCGAGCTGTCCCGTTACAACGAGCTGGCGGTATTGCCGTGTCGCTCGGGACCGTGCGAAGGACGGGACGTAGACCCTCGCAAGATCGGTAAGGAGATCCTGGCACGCTACGTGTTGCAGGGGACTGTGCAGTCTTCGCCCGAGAGCACCCGTGTGAACGTGCAGCTCTTCGATGGCGACGACGGGCGGGCGGTCTGGGCCGAGACGTTCAGCGCCGATCGAACTGCTCAGGATCTGTTCGAGCTTCAGGACGAGCTGACTCGGCAGGTCGTCAAGGAGATCGCCGGATCCCACGGAGCCCTGGCCCGCGCCGAACTGCCTCGATCCCGACGTCAGGCTCCCGAGAGTCTGGGAAGTCACGACTGCGTGTTCCGCGCCTACGACTACATGCAGAACGCACGCTCCCACGACGCGGAGGGCCACCTGGCGGCGCGTGATTGCCTGGTACGGATCGTCGAGGCCGAGCCGGACTACGTGGACGGCCTGGCGTGGTTGGCGTTCTTCTACAGCGAGGAGTTTCATCACCGCTGGAACGAGCCCGATGGCGAGTACGACTCGCGCGCACGCGCGTTGCAGATGGCCGAGCGCGCGGTCAATCTCGACGACAGGAGTCAGCTAGCGCACACATTCCTCGGAATGGCGGCGCTCTACTCGGGGGACAAAACGAGAGGCCTGGCCGAGATGCGTCGCGCCGTGAAGCTCAACCCGCACAACCCCATTGTGCTTGGCATGCTCTCCTGGTGGCTGTCCCATCAGGCCGAGTTGGATCAGGCCGTGCTCCTGGCGCAACGAGCGAAGGCGCTCAATCCATACCCGCCTCCATTCTTCGACTACCCGATGTTTCTGGATCACTACGTCGACGGTCGCTACGAGCAGGCGCTGAAACTCACCGAGGACGAACTCATCGGGCGCGATCAGTTCATTGAACCGTTGGTCCGGGCCGCGACGCTGGGACAACTCGGTCGGACCGAGGAGGCGGCATCGAGTCTGGCGCGGTTACGGACTCTCTGGCGCAAGGCGTGTGAGCAGATCGGCTGTGATGGCCTCGACCTGGAGGAGATGCGTGGCGAGTTGATCGAGCGTTGGGCGATGGCAGACACGCTAGCGGATCAGCTCATCGACGGGTTACGCAAGGCAGGACTTCCCGACCGCTCGGTCGACACCGGCCCGGTGGTCTTCTGGCTGCGGATCGCCGTACTGCCCTTCGCCAACGAGAGCGATGATCCGGAGCAACGCTACTTCAGCGAGGGTCTAACCGGCGAAATCATCACGGCGCTTTCCCGCTACGGCGAGCTGGCCGTGATTCCCTGCCGAGCGGGGCCGTGCGAAGGAAAAAACGCGGACTCTCTCCGGATCGGCCGCGAGATCGGCGTGCGCTACGTCTTGCAGGGCACCGTGCAATCGTCGTCGGATCGCATCCGCGTCAACGTGGGACTCTCCGACGGGCGTGACGGGCGTTCGGTCTGGGGCGAGACTTTTAACGCCGATCGCAGTGCCCGGGACCTGTTCGAGCTTCAGGACACGCTGACCGAACAAGTCGTCAACGAGATCGCTGGATCCTATGGCGCCCTGACACGCGCCGAGTTGCCTGCCTCGCGGAGCAAGCCACCGGCGAGACTCGACAGTCACGACTGCGTGTTCCGCGCCTACGATTACCTGCAGGTTCATGATGCCGAAACACACCTGGCGGCCCGCGATTGTCTAGAGCGGGTGATTGAGAGAGAACCCGACTACGTGGATGGTCTGGCCATGTTGGCCTATCTTTACGCCGACCAGTTCCATCATCGCTGGAATGAACCCGCGGGCGAATACGACTCGCTCGTCCGCGCCGTGGAGGTGGGGGAACGTGCGACCTCCCTCAACGACAGCAACCAGTTGGCACACGCGTACCTCGGTCTTGCGCTCCTCTTCTCCGGCGACGACGAACGCGGCATCGCCGAGATGCGTCGCGCGGCGGAGCTCAACCCCCACAACCCCATCGTGATGCACCTGTTGTCCAACTACCTCTCCATCCGAGGAGAGTTCGATACGGCGGTGCCGATGGCCGAGAGGGCGATAGAGCTCAACCCGCATCCGCCGGAGTACGCCGACTTCCCCCTCTTCGTAGACGACTACGTCCACGGCCGCTACGAAGAGGCGCTCGTTTATTCAATGGGTGGTGTGGTCGCCAACGAGACGGATTTCCGTGAGGCCCTGTTCCTCGCCGCCACGCTGGGACAGCTGGGTCGCATTGACGAGGCCGCGCCCGCAGTCAAGGAGCTCCGCTACCGCTGGAGCGAGTTGAACAAGAAGACGGGGTTCGAGGGGCTGGATATTGAAGATGTCCGGCGGGAACTGCTCGAGCGCCACGCGTTCACGGAATCGTTCACCGACCAGTTGATCGAAGGGTTGGCCAGGGCCGGGCTAGAGTGA
- a CDS encoding CIA30 family protein, whose amino-acid sequence MTERVLFAFEGDEGPDRWMIVNDGVMGGLSRSRISLTENSTAVFEGQISLANNGGFASVRSLPEAMPTAGTSRLAARFRGDGREYQLRIRTSDAFDGVAYRWNFKTNANDWMTIEAPYSEFLATFRGRTLPDCPSIEPGTIRQLGFLIADKVEGPFRLEVDWIKALG is encoded by the coding sequence ATGACCGAACGGGTACTGTTCGCGTTCGAAGGGGATGAAGGCCCCGATCGCTGGATGATCGTGAACGATGGCGTGATGGGTGGGCTGTCCCGCAGTCGGATCTCTCTCACCGAAAACAGTACGGCCGTCTTCGAGGGCCAGATTTCGCTGGCGAACAACGGCGGTTTTGCGTCCGTGCGAAGTCTGCCCGAGGCGATGCCGACCGCTGGTACGTCACGGCTCGCCGCGAGATTCCGCGGAGACGGTCGCGAATACCAGTTGCGCATCCGGACGTCTGATGCCTTCGACGGAGTCGCCTACCGGTGGAATTTCAAGACAAACGCGAACGACTGGATGACGATCGAAGCCCCATACAGCGAATTCTTAGCCACGTTTCGCGGGCGCACCCTGCCAGATTGCCCGTCCATCGAACCGGGCACGATCCGTCAGTTGGGTTTCTTGATCGCTGACAAGGTGGAAGGTCCGTTCCGCCTCGAGGTCGACTGGATCAAGGCTCTGGGCTGA
- a CDS encoding right-handed parallel beta-helix repeat-containing protein, translating to MLAFAGLLLSAAFFASPGDAVVISRSIDVDCTEPYALRRALRRSRKLGGLDIRLHGMCEGSFRIAHDGVTLRAGSPGAGIRERGENPEFLPVIEVDDAQVSLRGLIISGILGVRVHGANAELFVYDTKIEGAAGLGIWADQSATVRLLESEVSGHAGGIFTDDGVTLNLQQSTVSGNDVGIQIHDSRFAMSDSTIEDNVVAGLGVSNRSDGSVFDTAFRNNGQVHVSVVDRSSVSLVGGVTLGSDTDTTQYALTSARDSRASAALTPDVFGDVSALDGGTLRLRSGVLHGNLLVQLFSDAHVRAAEITGLVFCDDGSESICSQTTSAGVIGCPTTTCGDPLAPNAAVERPAAPPTLKRPRLVKGDR from the coding sequence ATGCTCGCGTTCGCCGGACTCTTGCTCTCCGCGGCGTTCTTCGCCTCACCGGGCGACGCCGTCGTGATTTCACGCAGCATCGATGTGGACTGCACCGAACCCTACGCACTCCGGCGGGCCCTCCGACGTTCCCGGAAACTCGGTGGACTTGACATCCGCTTGCACGGCATGTGTGAAGGCTCGTTTCGGATCGCCCACGACGGCGTCACGCTGAGAGCCGGTAGCCCCGGGGCCGGCATTCGCGAGCGAGGGGAGAATCCAGAATTTCTACCGGTGATCGAGGTCGACGACGCGCAGGTCAGCCTGCGAGGTCTGATCATCAGCGGAATCCTGGGTGTGCGTGTGCACGGCGCGAACGCGGAGTTGTTTGTCTACGACACGAAGATCGAAGGAGCCGCCGGACTCGGCATCTGGGCCGACCAGTCGGCGACGGTGCGCCTGCTGGAATCCGAGGTGTCCGGTCACGCCGGAGGGATCTTCACCGACGACGGGGTGACGTTGAATCTGCAGCAGTCCACCGTGAGCGGGAACGATGTCGGGATTCAGATCCACGACAGCCGCTTCGCAATGAGCGACTCGACGATCGAAGACAACGTTGTCGCGGGGCTGGGTGTGAGTAATCGTTCAGATGGGTCCGTCTTCGACACGGCCTTTCGGAACAACGGACAGGTCCATGTCAGCGTCGTCGATCGGAGCAGCGTCAGCCTGGTGGGAGGTGTGACGCTGGGTTCGGACACCGACACCACCCAGTACGCGCTGACGTCAGCTCGAGACTCGCGGGCTTCTGCAGCGCTGACCCCTGATGTGTTCGGCGATGTCTCTGCGCTCGACGGCGGGACCCTTCGACTGCGTAGCGGGGTCTTGCACGGCAACCTCCTGGTCCAGCTGTTCTCGGACGCTCATGTTCGGGCTGCGGAGATCACCGGACTCGTGTTCTGCGATGACGGTAGCGAGTCGATATGTAGCCAGACGACGTCCGCAGGCGTTATCGGTTGTCCGACGACGACCTGTGGCGATCCACTGGCGCCCAACGCAGCGGTGGAACGTCCCGCAGCTCCACCGACCCTGAAGCGGCCACGGTTGGTAAAAGGGGACAGGTAA
- the rsgA gene encoding ribosome small subunit-dependent GTPase A translates to MGNHNLQAIGWKPFFQQQVSLEALETGIVARVSAHHSSEVLMLGEAGEFRLHVQLAESAGSIVVGDWLVLDAGDHRASQRLERLTLLTRKAAGEEVKSQDIAANLDTIFIVSSCNEEFNLSRIERYLALAMQAGVDPVVVLTKADLCDDTDAFRSQAEQLQVGLPVVTIDARQPEQADPLKSWCGPGQTVALLGSSGVGKSTLANALGVGGLDTGEIRENDAKGRHTTTARSLHLLPSGGVLMDTPGVRELQLPDCEDGIQDVFEDVVELAGNCRFNDCSHEGDAGCAVAAAIESGALDERRYASFKKLGAEQARNATSLAERRRRERGTGRLYKSIIKHKRRQRDD, encoded by the coding sequence ATGGGCAACCACAACCTCCAGGCGATCGGCTGGAAACCGTTCTTCCAGCAGCAAGTCTCCCTGGAGGCGCTGGAGACCGGGATCGTGGCCCGTGTCTCCGCCCATCACAGCAGCGAGGTCTTGATGCTCGGCGAGGCCGGCGAGTTCCGTCTTCACGTGCAGCTCGCAGAATCTGCCGGGTCGATCGTCGTCGGTGACTGGCTGGTCCTCGACGCCGGGGATCACCGTGCGAGCCAACGACTGGAACGTCTGACGTTGCTGACTCGCAAGGCCGCGGGCGAAGAGGTCAAGTCTCAGGACATCGCTGCCAACCTCGACACGATCTTCATCGTGAGTTCATGCAACGAAGAGTTCAATCTGTCTCGTATCGAGCGGTATCTGGCTCTGGCAATGCAGGCCGGTGTGGACCCTGTCGTGGTCCTGACGAAGGCCGACCTCTGTGACGACACCGATGCCTTCCGGAGTCAGGCCGAGCAATTGCAAGTCGGGCTCCCGGTTGTGACCATCGATGCGCGGCAACCGGAGCAGGCAGACCCGTTGAAGAGCTGGTGCGGGCCCGGTCAGACGGTGGCATTGTTGGGGTCTTCGGGCGTGGGCAAGTCCACGCTGGCGAACGCGCTGGGCGTCGGCGGCCTGGACACCGGTGAGATTCGCGAGAACGACGCGAAAGGGCGACATACGACGACCGCGCGTTCGCTACATCTGTTGCCCAGCGGTGGCGTCCTGATGGACACGCCCGGAGTCAGAGAGCTTCAGCTACCGGACTGCGAAGACGGAATTCAGGACGTGTTCGAGGACGTCGTTGAATTGGCCGGTAACTGTCGCTTCAACGATTGCAGCCACGAGGGCGATGCCGGTTGCGCCGTCGCCGCCGCGATCGAATCGGGAGCGCTGGACGAACGGCGCTATGCCAGTTTCAAGAAACTCGGTGCCGAGCAGGCGCGCAACGCAACTTCATTGGCGGAACGGCGTCGACGCGAGCGCGGCACCGGACGCTTATACAAGTCGATCATCAAGCACAAACGTCGCCAGCGCGACGACTGA